CTCGGTAAGGATGTGGTGTTGCCGTGGGAAGTTTATGAGCAACAAATAATTCAACATGCCTTGAACAAATGTGGTAGTTACAATGGGGCAGCGAAAGCCTTGGGGTTGACACATAAAACTGTCGCCAGCAAGGTGAAAAAATATAACATTGAAAAGCATACTAGTTAAAAATACCAACCCCTAGTAAAAAGTATCAAGAAGAAATGGATTTATTGATACTTTTTACTAGGGGTGTTTTTTATTGCGAAAAATTGCTCTTCATTATTGAAAAAAGCCTTTGAACTATGAGGGTTAAATTTTAAAATAATATTTTGATTTTTGGCACAGTATTTGCAGTTATAAATAGTGGAGACCTTAGTATAACTAAAAACATAGAGGGGGAGATTTTAAATGAAAAAAATAATCAATGTTCCTGAAAATGTTGTTGAGGAGATGTTGCAAGGTGTTGTTCTGGCACATCCTGAGTATGTGAAACGGGTTGACGGATTTAATGTTATTGTAAGAGCTGATAAAGGTGACAAGGTTGCCTTGGTTAGTGGTGGTGGTAGCGGACATGAGCCGGCACATGGTGGTTTTGTCGGTTTAGGAATGCTTGATGGTGCGGTAGCAGGAGCGGTTTTTACATCGCCAACACCGGATCAAGTCTTTGAAGCGATTAAAGCGGTTGATAGCGGTAAAGGTGTTTTATTGGTAATTAAAAACTATACCGGTGATGTTATGAATTTTGAAATGGCTGCCGAAATGGCTGCAGCTGAAGGTATTAATGTTGAAAAAGTTATCGTTGATGATGATGTGGCTGTAGAAAACAGTACTTGGACCATTGGGAAAAGAGGTATTGCTGGTACTATCTTTGTGCATAAAATAGCTGGTGCGAAAGCTGAAGCTGGTGGTAGTTTGAGTGAGGTTCAAGGTATCGCGCAAAAGGTAGTTGATAATGTTGCTTCCATGGGAATGGCTTTAGCACCATGTACAGTGCCGGCAGCGGGTAAACCTAGTTTTGAATTGGCAGAAGATGAAGTTGAAATTGGTATGGGTATTCACGGTGAACCTGGTACACATCGAGAAAAAATCAGTTCAGCCGATGAAATTACAGCACATTTAATGGATAAAATATTTGGTAACTTGACTTTAAATACTGGTGATGAAGTTGCGGTCTTAGTGAATGGTTTAGGTGCAACTCCATTAATGGAATTATATATTGCGAATAAAAAAGTAGCGGAGTTATTGGCAGCTAAAGGGGTGAAAACAGTTAAAACTTATGTAGGTAACTACATGACTTCTTTAGAGATGGCTGGTTTTTCAGTTAGTATCTTAAAAGTAGATGAAGAATTAAAAGGCTTGTTGTTTGCTACGGCAGACACTCCGGCGTTTGTTCAAAAATAATTATAAGGCTTGTGTTAAACAAGCCTTCCAACCCTACAAAAGGAGAGGCGAGAATATGGCTAATGCAATTGAATTTATAAAATACATTGGATCAGAAATTATTAAAAACAAGCAGCTTTTAACGGAATTAGATCAAGCTATTGGTGATGGTGATCA
The DNA window shown above is from Negativicutes bacterium and carries:
- the dhaK gene encoding dihydroxyacetone kinase subunit DhaK: MKKIINVPENVVEEMLQGVVLAHPEYVKRVDGFNVIVRADKGDKVALVSGGGSGHEPAHGGFVGLGMLDGAVAGAVFTSPTPDQVFEAIKAVDSGKGVLLVIKNYTGDVMNFEMAAEMAAAEGINVEKVIVDDDVAVENSTWTIGKRGIAGTIFVHKIAGAKAEAGGSLSEVQGIAQKVVDNVASMGMALAPCTVPAAGKPSFELAEDEVEIGMGIHGEPGTHREKISSADEITAHLMDKIFGNLTLNTGDEVAVLVNGLGATPLMELYIANKKVAELLAAKGVKTVKTYVGNYMTSLEMAGFSVSILKVDEELKGLLFATADTPAFVQK